Part of the Montipora foliosa isolate CH-2021 chromosome 13, ASM3666993v2, whole genome shotgun sequence genome is shown below.
catacatacatacatacatacgtttattGTAACTCCCAATTTGGGCTTTTCGGTTACAATgtctaaaaatatatatcaattgaaaagagaaaaaggaataAATAAACGTTACATTTAAAAGCTAGAATCAATTACAAAAGACCCCTGAATATAATTTACAAATTAACTGAACACAAATGTCCTCCACTTAATAGCTTCTGCGCTAAACGACGCCTGAAGCAGTTTACACTGTCCGCAGCTTTCAAATCATTACAAATACTGTTCCAAAGTTTACATCCACGATATGTAGACCAACGTTGTCCATATGACAGACGACGTAAAGGGATGTGTAAAAGATTGCATGATCGCGTAGCCCTAGTATGAATTTGAGAGcgagatttatttatttatttatttgcgatGTTTATACAGGCAATCCAATTCAGCAACGCTGGTTTAAACGGAGGCCTGTTTACATATTAGCATTGTACACACGGTTTACACATTACATACAGTTGACATAttaatatacatttacaataaagaaaaaattttaaagtacgaaaatttaaagacaaacatgtacaagttattcgcttaaatgttttttcaagttctttttaaaaagagaaagagtatACAAATATATTAGCCAAATATATTAGCCAGATATTTCGGGACTAAATTATTAAGACATTTATATACCATTACAGCATCGTTGAGAAGGAGTCTGTCCTTAACAGTGAGCCAGTTGAGGGATCTTATGCCGTCTGAGATGTGGTCATATTTCCTGAGACCTAACACGATACGCGCAGTAAAATTCTGTACTAATTAGAGTTTCTTCACATTACTTTGAGATGTGTTAGCCCATACAGTTGAGCAATAAAAGAGTTTACTAAAAACAAAAGCGTTCATCACTAATAAAAAAGACTTTCTGTCCAGAAGGTGTTTAATTCTACTAATCTGTTTTAATTTAAATAGACAATTAGAGGTAGTTTTAGCAACATGATCGTTGTAAGTTAAGGACTGGTCGATGAGGACACCGAGGTCCTTAGCCACAGAAACTGGTGTTATTTCCTTCCCTAAAAGTGAGATCGACACTGGAGGCAATTTACGCAGTAATTGAGGCACTCCCACGAGTAAGACTTTGGTTTTCTCCGGATTAATTAGTAAGGAATTTTGGCAGCACTATCTACAAATTATGAACTGAATGTACATGCTTGGATTTGTTCGATTCCTACGAGAGATCGGAGAAAGACGGCTCGCCACTTTCGAGGTTTTTCCGTTATTGATAAAGTTTTGTATAGAGGATTTGATTACAATTGAGCTCAAAAACTCGATGATACACCTGTGGGACCGAGCGAAATGTTTGATCAAAGAAATAGAAGACAACATAGCATTTGAATTGTAGGGCCACCCATATGCTTCTGTAAACATAGgcttcaaagatatttttgtcgTATAATACTGTATTAAGTATGTCCGGGCCGGACATTTGAAGCGGCAATTAGGCGAGGATACCACAAACATCCTTCAACAACACAACGAGTTTAATGACAATGTAGTAAATCCTTGACATTATGACAACCAGCGATGTCGACCTTTCATCTGTATTACTACCTTTGACAAGCCGTAAAAACCTAAGAAATATGACAAACATTAGCTAGCGAATCGGAACTAGAAACGGAGACTATCCAGCAACTCACCATATGATGAAAGACGGCATAAACAAACACAATTCACAACTAAGCGTTCTTTCACGAGCGTTTTCTCCACGTGCGATTTAGAAGAGCAAAATTACTGAAGTAATATGGTCTACATGTACGTCATTTCCATGGAAAAAACCGGAACCGCGGAACGGACTTAACATTAACGATTTGTTGAGGAATAGCCTCAACATCCCGGGGGGTAGGGCTGAGCAAACCCGACAACTAAGAAATTTAAACTTAGCCTAAGTGTTCAGCGTTCAGGTATGTCAATTTCACAGCGTTCACATCTTCCCTCTGTTAATCATGTTGCTTCTTCGAGAAGGCACAACTTTGTCACAGGCCGAACAAGTCTCGAGCTCTTCGTCTTCACTTCTGCTGTACGCACACACAGGTCTTCACCCGGAAacacccttgtcacacggcCTAACAACCAGCGGGACCTCGGCACGGTGTTGTCCACGACAAGAACCAGGTCATTCACTGCTAAGTTCCGTTTGCTCAGTAGCCACTTGTGGCGCTGCTGCAATGTTGGAACATATTCTCGAATCCATCGAGACCAGAAGCAATCAGCAATGAATTGGGCGTGTCTCCATTGTTTGCGCGAGTACAGATCTTCTTTAGCGAAGACTCCGGGAGGCACGAAGAGGTTTCGGCGTTGTAGAAGAAGATGGTTTGGGGTGAGCGGCTCTAAATCATTGGGATCGTCACTGGAAGGACAAATGGGACGACTGTTCAAGATTGATGTAACTTCTGCAAACACTGTACGCAGCGTCTCCAAGCCAACTAGCGCACCCTGACTACCGAGAACAGCCCTCATAGCTTTCCTGACACTTCTAATAAGCCTTTCCCAAACTCCTGACATATGGCTTGCAGCAGGAGGTTGAAAACGCCACTTTGGCAGCGGGCAACTGTACCATTCTACTTCACGAGAATGTAACTCACTCTTAATGCGTTCTTCGTTCAAATCCTGAACCGACAGGCGAAGTTCCTTCTCGGCACCGGTAAAATTTGTGCCATTGTCTGACCATATCTCCTTTGGGCAACCACGAACTGAGATGAATCGAACCAAGGCTTGGATGAACGTGTCTGTTTCCAGCGAACTGACATCTTCAATGTGTACTGCTCGGCTGTTGAAGCATACGAATATGCAGCCATACACTTTGACTGTACTGCGGCTTCGTTTAACGTAAAACGGTCCGAAAAAATCCAGACCCGTGTACGTGAACGGAGGCTGGTAGGGTATTAGCCTTTCTTTGGGAAGATCAGCCATAACCTGTTGAAGAGGAGGCGCATTACGTTTGCGGCAGCTCAAACAACTACTTAGGATCTGACGCACGAGAACTCTTCCCTTTAAGATCCAGAAGCGCTGACGGATTACGGATAGCACATGTTCACGACCTGCATGGCCCAGGACACGATGATAGTAGCGAACTATTAACGCGGAAACGTGATGAGACCTTGGAAGGATCATTGGGTGTGCGGCCTCAAAGGCAATTGGGGCCCGGTGAATTCTACCGCCAACACGTATCACATCATCAATTAAGATAGGACTGAGATTGGCTAACTTGCTGTGACGTTTCACTTGCCTGCCTTCCTTTAAACACAAGCACTCCTCGAGGAAATGCTGGCGCTGAACTAACCGCACGATTTCTCGACCTGCTTGCTGCAATTCCTCCAACTTGAGTGTACTTGACGTGAGATACTGACGAGTTTCCTTTCGAACTCTCTTCACAAAACGTAGGACCCATGACATAACTCTCAGTAGGCGGGACCACGAAGAATAGCGTTGCAGCGAGAGGTCAAACTGTGGTGCATATGAGGTAAGCATAACAGTCGATGACTTCCGTACTTCCACATCGTCATCTTGGAGATCCTCTACTGGTACATTGGGCCATGTATGCTCCGGTTCCCAAAGGAACTTGGGACCCAACCACCAGCGACATCCAGCGTGAAAATACTGAGCACTAACACCTCGTGACCCATCATCAGCGGGGTTTATGACACCAGGAACATGATGCCACTGTCCTGGGGAACTTGTTTCATGAATTTCGGCAACACGGTTAGCGACGAAGGTTTGAAAACGCCTTGTCACGTTTTTGATATACTGCAAAGATGTCATTGAGTCGGACCAAAAGAAGGTTTGACCCACTGGTAGATCAAGTTCCCTTAATATTATCTTGCTCTGACGAGCTGCTAATACTGCGGCTTGAAGTTCAAGGCGAGGGATAGTCCACTCCCTAATTGGCGCATTGCGAGTCTTTCCCTTAACGAAGGAACAATGAATCACTCCTTTCTCATCGGCGAAACGCAAATATCAAACTGCTGCGTAACCGCGTCTGGACGCGTCTGCGAAGTTGTGAAGCTGAACAGTTGATGAGTTGCGAAGTGACTGAACCTTGTAACACCTTGGGATGCCAATGGTGATGACACGTGGTAGGTCCTCTAGCCAACGTTGCCATTGTGAGAGGTACGGTTCCGGAATTTGTCGATCCCAAGGGAGTTTATCTCTCCAGAGTTCCTGCAGCAGAATCTTAGCGGAGAACACAAAAGGCGAAAGGAATCCTAGCGGATCAAACAGCGAACTAACTATGGAGAGCACCCCTCGCTTAGTGGGCGGTTTTCCTGATTGTGAAGCTTTAAACTTGAAGGTGTCAGACTGGGCATCCCAGAACACACCCAATGCTCGCTCTAATGGTAACTGATCTAGATCCAAGTCTAGCGATGGATTTGCTCTCAACTCTGGTGAGATAGATTGCAATACTTCCCGGCTATTGCTCGCAAACTTCGTGAGACGGAAGCCTCCTTCCTTCAGCAACTTGGTTAGGTCCGATGTCAGATGAACAGCCTGTTCTGTACTTGGAACGGACTttaacacatcatcaacatagAAGTTTCTACGAACTGTTCTGATGACTTCAGGCGAGTATTTTCGTTCGTTGTCTTGTGCTGTCATACTTAAAGCTTTGTTGGCGCAACAGGGCGAGGACTTTGCACCAAAGATGTGGACCAGCATCTTATAGTCTTCTGGTGTGTCATCAATACTACCAGGCCACCACAAGAATCTCAGCGCATCAGTGTCACTTGGCGTCACATTGGTCTGGTAGAACATGCCCTCGATGTCTGCGGAAAAGGCGACTTCTTCTTCACGGAAACGAATTAAGACACCAGTGAGGTCATTGGTAAGACAAGGTCCTTGCAAAAGCTGTTCATTTAAAGATGTGCCATTGAATCTTGCGGCCGCATCAAACACTACCCTCACTTTACCTGGCTTGTTGGGATTTGTTACCGGATGATGGGGAATGTACCAAGTGATGTTACTGACTGCGGCAACTTCCTGTTTGTTCAGCTTTCTAGCATACCCCTTATCCACACA
Proteins encoded:
- the LOC137981531 gene encoding uncharacterized protein, translated to MTSLQYIKNVTRRFQTFVANRVAEIHETSSPGQWHHVPGVINPADDGSRGVSAQYFHAGCRWWLGPKFLWEPEHTWPNVPVEDLQDDDVEVRKSSTVMLTSYAPQFDLSLQRYSSWSRLLRVMSWVLRFVKRVRKETRQYLTSSTLKLEELQQAGREIVRLVQRQHFLEECLCLKEGRQVKRHSKLANLSPILIDDVIRVGGRIHRAPIAFEAAHPMILPRSHHVSALIVRYYHRVLGHAGREHVLSVIRQRFWILKGRVLVRQILSSCLSCRKRNAPPLQQVMADLPKERLIPYQPPFTYTGLDFFGPFYVKRSRSTVKVYGCIFVCFNSRAVHIEDVSSLETDTFIQALVRFISVRGCPKEIWSDNGTNFTGAEKELRLSVQDLNEERIKSELHSREVEWYSCPLPKWRFQPPAASHMSGVWERLIRSVRKAMRAVLGSQGALVGLETLRTVFAEVTSILNSRPICPSSDDPNDLEPLTPNHLLLQRRNLFVPPGVFAKEDLYSRKQWRHAQFIADCFWSRWIREYVPTLQQRHKWLLSKRNLAVNDLVLVVDNTVPRSRWLLGRVTRVFPGEDLCVRTAEVKTKSSRLVRPVTKLCLLEEAT